The window GAGCCGGCGGTGGAGGAAAGCGCGGCGGAGGAAGGAGACGCCTCCGGCGATTCCGGACCGGCCCTCGAGGAACTCCAGGAAATGGAGCTGGCCGATGCCGATTCGAGCTTCTGGTCCATGCCCCAGGAAGTGGCGGACCAGACCCTGATCGGCCACTCGCAGATCGGAGATGGGTCGATCGGTCGCGCGCAGATCGAAGAAGCGCAGGCCGAAGACCAGGGGGCCTCGCCGGAAGACCTGTTCGAGGAGGACGAGGTTCCCGCCGAACCGCCGCCCATCTCTTCGACCCTCGAACTGGGCAACGTCGACCTCGAAGCGGTGCGCGAGGAACACGAACAGGCCGCCACCCAGGCGGACGAAGGGGAAGCAGTGGACGCACCCACCGAAGAAGCCGTCGCTGAGCCGGCACCGACGGGCGGCGAGGTGGGCCAGGAGACGGTGATGATCGACCGCTCGCGCTTCGCCGGCACCTTCGGAGATCCGCCACCGGCCGCCGCGGCGCCGCCGGAAGATCCCAGGGAATCCACTCTCAGTTCCGGCGCTCAGGTGGTGCCGCCGCAGGATGTCGACGGTCCCGGCTGGGCCTTCGCCAGCCTCGATAGCGCCTCTGCCAACGAGGCCGCCGGCGATGCCGAGCACGAAGAAGCCCGGCGCCTGGCCCGCCTGTTGGTCAGCGAGATCCGCCTATACAACGAAGAGCAAGTGGAAGAAGGCCGGCGTCACGGCGATATCTACCGCCGGCTCAAGGACGATATCGACCGCTCACGCCAGATGTACCGGGAGCGGGTGAGCCAGACCATCGCCGACTCTTCCGACTACTTTCAGCAAGAACTCGTGCGCATCCTGGGCGCCGGAGACGCCAACGCCCTCGGCATGTAGCGCACACAACCTTCAATTGGGGTGAGTCCGATCATCATTCGACGCCTTCTCCTGTTCGCCCCGCTGATCCTGACCGCTTCTTTTTTGTCGGGATCGTCACAAGAAGAGTTCGTCCCGGCGCTGCGGCCCGCCCCGACCGATTCCCCGCCGCCGGGAGTCCTCGCCAAAATCTCACTGCGCGACCACCTGGCGCCTTTCGGCGACGCCGCCGAGGCGCTGCGAGCCGGCGACTGCTCCACCGCCATGGAGTCCCTCTCCGCGGCCGCCGCCGGGGAGGCTCCGCAAGCCGCCGTCCGCCTGGCGCGCGGTTTCCACGCCCACGCCTGCGAGGACATTCAGGCCGCCGAGCAGCTCCTCGCCGCCGGCTGGAACGGCAGCGAGCTGGAGGATTGGCGCCTCTACCTGCTCGCCGATGCGGCCGCGGCGGCGGAACACGGCGCGGCCGCCGAAGAGGCCTTCGAAGCGCTGCTGTCGGCCTTCCCAACCTCTCATCTGGCCCCCCGCGCCCTGCTGCGATCCACCGAACTGGCCCACCTGCGGGACGATCCCCTCACCGCCGCCGAGCGCATCGAGCGCGGCCGCCGGGCCGACCTGCCGGCGGCGCTGCGCGGTGAGCTGGAACGGATCGCCTGGGAACTCGGAACCGCACAACAGAATCTCGACTTGCTGCGTTCCGCGCGCCGCTATCTGCTGACCGAGGAGCCGCTGGTCGCCCAGGATCTCGAACTGGCAGAGGCGCTGCGTCAGCCGTCCGGCGAGATCGCCTGGGAACTACTCCTTGAACCGTCGGACCTCACGCGGCGAGCGGTGCGGCTGATCGAGGTCGACCTGCCGGGAGCCGCCTGGACCACCCTCAACAGCCTGCCCGATGGGGAGCGCGGAGCGGATTGGAGCCTGCTGGCCGCCCGCGCCCTGACCGCCGACCGACGAGGCGCCCGGGCGCTCCAGGTGCTGGCGTCGCAGGAGACCGCCGACCCGGTCGTCGAAGGGCGCCTCAACCTGGCCCGGGCGGAAGCGGCCCTCGACGCCGCGACGGCGCGCAAGGGCCGCACCAATTTGCCGACGGCGGAACGGAAGGCACTGCGGAAACAAGCGCTGGTCTACCTCGACCGGGCCGCCCGCCGCCCGGAATTGGCGGCAACGGCCCTCACGCGGATGTTCCGGCTGCTCGATGAGCCGGAGCAGTTCGAACAGGCCCTCGACGTACTCCAGCGGCTGCGGACCCTGGACCCGGACAACACCCTCGGCGCCAAGTTCCTGTGGCAACTCGGGTGGCGCGAATTCGAGCGGCGCAACGCCTCCGGGGCGATCGGCTACTGGGCGGAACTGGGAACCCTCTACCCGGAGAGCCGCTACCGCCGCGCCGGCACCTACTGGTCCGGCCGCGCCTTCGAGCGGTTGGGCGAAAAGGAGCGGGCGGACCAGGTGTTCCACGCCATCGCCGCCGCCGACACGACGGACTTCTACCGCCGCTTCGCCTTGACTCGGCTCGACCTGCCGGCGGAAAACCCCGGCCCGGCCGCGGCGCGGCCCTGGCCGAGCCATCCGCGGCTGGATCGCGCCCTCCTGCTGAGCGATCTCGGCCTCGACCACCTGGCGATGACCGAGATGGACGCGGTCATCGAGGCCCACGGCGACGCAATTCCCGAAAGCACCTACAAGGCGCACCAATCCGCCGTCTTCGCCCGCCAGGGAAAGCGGGTCGAGAGCATTCGTCGCATCCGGCAGGCGTTCCCGGCCCTCGGCAGCGCCGAGCAGGCAGGGGTGCCGGAGCGCGCTCTGGAGCTGTACTACCCGGTCCAGTACGAGGACCTGATCCGACGCCACGCCCGCGACCAGGGCCTGCCCCTGCACTTGGTCCTCGGCATGATCCGCCAGGAGAGCGCCTTCGACCTCCAGGCTCAAAGCTGGGCCGGCGCCCGTGGCCTGATGCAACTCATGCCGGCGACGGGCCGCGAGGTCGCCGGCCGCCTCGGCCTGCGCTGGTCGCGCTCCCGCTTGGCCGACCCGGCATTCAACGTGCAGCTCGGCACCGCCTACTTCCGCGAAGTGCTGGCGATGTTCGACGGCAACGTCGAACTCGCCCTCGCCGGTTACAACGGCGGTCCGTACCGCATCAAACGCCTGTGGCGACAGTCCCCGGATGGCGAGTTGGACGTCTTCGTGGAGGGCTTGAAGATCGAAGAGTCGCGCAACTACGTCAAGCGCATTCTGCTGCTGTCGGACAGCTATCGACGGCGGGTTTCTTGATTCGAAGAGCACACCTGACGGGCCGCGGCGGAGCGCTCGCGATCCTGTGGTTCGGTGTTGCGCTCCTCGGGTGCGGCAACCCGGAGCCGGGCACCGGCGCCGAGCCGCCGGCGCCGAGTGTGCACCGCGGCCCGGTCCTCCTCGTTACCTTCAGCGGCTTGCGGGCCGATGCCCTGGGACCGGCAACGCCAAGTCTCCAGAGCTTTGCCGAATCCGCGACCTGGCGAGGCACGGCGATCGCCGCTTCGACCCGCAGCGGGCCGAGCCTCGCCACCCTGGCGACGGGACTCCAGCCCTGGTCCCACGGCGTGCTGCACTACGACCGCGCCGGCCTGGGGTCCGAATACCGCACCCTCGCCGAAGCCTTTCGGGCCCTCGGCTTCACCACCGGCGGCTACTCCGGCGGCCGTTGGTTCCGTTCGAAATTCGGCCTGGCGCAAGGATTCGAAACCTTCGCCGCCACCGGCCGGGCGCGCCGGGCCGCCGGCCATCTCGAAAGCCTAGAGCGAGGACCGACCTTCCTGTGGATCGACCTCGACGCGCCCCGCAGCCCCTACGTCCATCGACCCTGGCTGGAACAGAAGCTCGACCGACCGCTCCCTCCCGACCTGCCGGAGCGGCTGACCACCGCAGATCTCCAGGACTACCGCTTCGACTCGCCCGCCGCCGGCGAACGACTCAGCGCCCTCTATCGCCTCAACGCCGCCTACGCGGACACCCTCTTCGAGCGCTTGATCTCCGCCCTCGACCGCAGTGGCCTGGGCGAAGAGACGCTGGTGGTGGCGACGTCCCTGTACGGCGACGAACTGGGCGAGGAAGGCCGCGCCGGCCACGGCCAATCCCTCGCCCGCGGAGCCATCGAAGTGCCCCTGTGGATCCGCTTTCCGCAGGGCTGGAACCGGCCGCTCGCCGTACCGGAAAATCAGCCGGTGGCGGCAGCCCGCTTGTGGGCCACTCTGGTCGAAGCGGCCGGCGGTGAGGTACCGCCCGCCATCGCGCCATCGCTCTTCCGCCCGGCACCGGCGGGAGCCTTGTCGGAGCTGTACCGCACGGAGACCGGCGAAAACCTGTTCTCGTGGGTCGAGGACGACCGCCAACTGGTGCGACGGGTTTCCTTCCCACCGGATGCCTTCGCCACCACCCCGGCCTTCATCGGCAGTGGGCCGGTGGCGGAGACCTCGCGGGTTTGGTTGCCGGCCGGGAGGGTCGAAACGATCTCCGACGGCCGCCCGGAGGAGACCCCCGAGGCGGCTCACATGGCCGCCCGTTGGCGAGAGCTGGAGGCCGCCGGGGCAACCCCCGAACAGCTCCGGAGAGAGCGTTTCGCGGGCCGAAATTCCCGTTTTTCCGATGGTATAGTCAGCCCTTCCCCAGGTCGGGGATTTTGGGTCCATAGCTCAGCGGTTAGAGCGTCCGGCTCATAACCGGCAGGTCCCTGGTTCGAATCCAGGTGGACCCACGGCTGTCAAGAAACCTGGCAGTCGGCCGCAACGGGTGAACCCACGTCGCGCGGAGGTCGAGGGACCGCATTTGAAAGTCGCCGCCACGATGCCGCAGGCAAGCGAAGAAAGACGAGCATGAGCCGAGATCTCGAAAACGTCATTGCGCTTCACCACACGCTGGTTTCCCTCGAGGAGGCGCGCCGCCAGCTCAACGAGATTCCCGATTGGATGAGCGAACTGCACGCCGAGCACACCGCCATCCGCCTCGAGATCGAAGAACTGGAAGCCAAGGCCGACGAAGCGGGCCAGCAGCGCCGCGCCGCTGAAGCCGCCATCGAGGACGCGCAGGAAAAACTCAAGCGCTACCAACAGCAGATCAACGCCGTCACCACCCAGCGCGAGTACGGCGCCCTGCTGTCCGAGATCGACGCCGTCAAGAACCAGATCGCGGGCGAAGAGGAGCAGGGCATCGCCGCCCTCGAAGGCGCCGAAGCGGCGCGCAAGGAAGCCGAGGAAAAGCGCGCCAGCTTCCAGGAACTCGACGACCGCTACAGCAGCGAGCTCGCCAAGTGGGAGGCCGAGAAGCCGAGCGTCGCCGAGCGCGTTGCCGCCCTCGAAGCAGAAGAAACCGAAGCCCGCAAGGCCGTGCCGCGCCCCATCGCCTCCCTTTTCGAGCGCATCCGCGACCGCAGCGCCGGCGTCGCCCTGGCGGCGGTGCGGATCATGGAGCGCCCCGGCGGCAAAGGTCCCCGCGAGTGGCACTGCGCCGTCTGCAACTACCGCGTGCGGCCGCAGGCGGTGGTCGACATCCGCAACAACTCGGCCATCGTGCAATGCGATGGCTGCAAGCGCATCCTCTACCTCGAGGAACAGAACGAGAACGGCACCGTCTGACCACCATGGTCGGTGCCGAAGGGGTCGGGATCGAAAGGGCCGGGACCGATGGAGTCGACGCCGAGGGGGTCGACACCGACTCCGCTGCGGACCGGCTGCGCCGGATTCACCAGCGAATCGCCGAGGCCTGCGAACGCAGCGGCCGAACTCCTCACCAGGTCACCCTGGTCGGTGCCTCCAAACGACAGAGCGCCGAACGCCTGCGGGCGGTGCGCGATGCCGGCCTGCGAGTATTCGGCGAAAACCAGGTCGGGGAAGGCGAGGCGCACCGCGATCTGCTGACCCCTTCGGCGGCGGGCGAAGCTCTCGAATGGCACCTGATCGGCCCCCTCCAGTCCAACAAGGCCAAGCGAGCGGCCCAGCTCTTCGAGGTGTTCCACGCCGTCGACCGGGTGAAGATCGGACGCGTCCTCGACCGTCATCTCAGCGAGGCGAATCGGCGGGCCATCGCCTTTCTGGAGATCAACCTGGGGAACGAGGAGAGCAAGCACGGCTTTGCGCCGGCAGCCGTGGCCGAGGCCGCCCGGTCGCTGGCGGACCTCGAACATCTCGACATCCGTGGCCTGATGGCGATCCCGCCGCCGGAGGGGTCCGAAGATCGCGCCCGGCAGTGGTTCCAGCAACTCGTCCGCCTGCGCGATGACCTCGATCGCCGTCCCGAATGGGCCGGACGCTTGCGCCACCTCTCGATGGGCATGAGCGGTGATTTCGAACTCGCCGTCGAAGAGGGTGCCACCCACATTCGAGTAGGTACTGCCTTGTTCGGCCCTCGAAAGAGCTAACAGGGTGCTGAACCAGGCCTTCGACCTACGGTTTCAGCTACCCTGCTAGCTTTCTTCTGTCGGGGACTGCAAGGGGATGAGGAGTTTTCAGCGCCCTGCTAAGTGGTGGTAGAATCGGCGCTTATCCCCCGCTGGGAGACCCAATGGCACTGACTCCGCTCGAAATCCAGAAGACCCGTTTCTCGCAGAAGCTGCGCGGTTTCGACCCCCAGGAGGTCAACGACTTCCTGGAGATCGTGGCCGAAGAGCTGGCCAAGCAACTCGCTGAGATCGACCGCCTCGGGCGCGAAAACCGCTACTACCGCCAGCGCCTGGAAGACGCCGGTCAGCGCGAGCATCAGCTCCAGGAAACCTTGCTGCGGGCCCAGAAGGTGTCCGACGAGATCACCGACGCGGCCAAGCGCGAGGCCAAGTTGATGGTCAAGGAATCGGAGATCGCCGCCGACAAGGTAGTGCGCCAGGCCATCGAGCAGTCCACCCGCATCGAGAGCAAGGTCGACGGCCTGCGGGTGGCCCGACGGGAACTCCAGCTCAAGCTCAAGAACACCATCGACCTGTTCCAGCGCATCCTCGAAGCGGACATGGAAGAGGATCGCGAGACGGCCGTGGTGCGCACCCTGCCGCTGAAGAAAAAAGAAGCTTGACCCCCGCTTCCTGCCCCTTACCCTCACAGACCCGCCGATGGTTTTTCGGCTACAACGCCGAGCGGCTGGACCCCTCGTCCCCCTTCATCGCCGGTCGCCTGCTCGAAGAAGGTGACGGCGACGACCTGCGGTGGCTAGCTTCCCAGGTGGACGAGGCCGCCTTGCGAGCGGCCGCGGATCATCCGAAAAGCGAGCTGAGCCGGCGCAGTCGGGCTTTCTGGCAGCTCTTGCTCGATATGGAACCGGTGGCAACCCACTCTGAAGTCTGGCCCCTCGACCGCTAGCTCACCGGTGCACCTCACCCCCGCCAGCCGAGAACTCCTCGCCGCCCTCGCGGAGCGCCCCTGGAGCGACGACTTTTACCTCGCCGGCTCTGCCGCCCTCGCCCTCCATCTGTGCCATCGGCCGGTACGCGATCTCGATCTGATGAGCACCGGCAACACCCTCGCCAGCCAGCATCGCCGAGATCTCATGGAGGATCTCTTGCGCTTCGATCCAAAACTCCGAGTGGAGACGGCTCGCGATGGCTATCTCTCCACCCGCACCGGCTTTGGGAGCGAGGAAACTGGGCACTGCGGCCTCAAGTTCTTCTACTACCCTTACCCCCAGATCGAATCCCACGACCACCACGCCGGCCTGGCCGTATCGAGCCTGATGGACCTCGGCCTGATGAAAGTCGGCGCCATCATCAGCCGCGGCTCCTGGCGCGACTTCCTCGACCTGTTCTTGATCTGCCGGCGGATACCCCTGGACGATTTGCTCGCCTGCTCCAATCAGAAGTTCCCCCATGTGCGAGACTTTCCGCTGCAGGCCCTGAAGGGCCTGGCCGACCGCTCCACTGCCCGGCGACAGCCCTTTCCGGAGATGGCGCATCCCGATTCTGGGAACACCCTGCAGCGCGAGGAGATCGAGAGCTGGTTCGATGACCAGGTACGACGCCTCGGCCGAGCCCATGTCGGCCTCGACTGGCACCCCCCGGAGACTCCATGACCGACCTACTGATCCACAATCTGTCGGAAGTCGCCACCCCAGTGGGCAACGGCCCGCGAAGCGGCGCGCACCAAGCGGCCGTTCACCGCCTCGCCGGCCACGAAGTCCTCGTTCGCAACGGGCGGATTGCCTTCGTCGGAACCCCCGAAGAGCGCCAGCGGCAGCACGGCGACCTGGTCGAGACGCCACGCCTCGACGGCGAAGGCGGCACCCTGGTACCGGGTTTCGTGGATCCCCACACGCACCTACCGTGGGCCGGCAACCGCGAGGACGAATTTGCCCGACGACTCGCCGGCGCCACCTACCAGGAGATCGCCGCAACCGGCGGCGGCATCCTGGCGACCGTCCACGCCACCCGCGAAGCGAGTGAAGGCGAGCTGTCTGAGAAAGTTCTCCGACGCCTCGACCACATGCTCATCCACGGCACCACGACCGCCGAGGCCAAGAGCGGCTACGGCCTCAACCTGGACGACGAGCTCAAACAACTCCGGGCCATCCAGCAAGCGACCGAGGCTCACCCGGTGGATCTGGTGCCCACCCTCCTCGCCGCGCACGAGGTACCTCTCGAATATCGCGACCGGCGGGATGCCTTCGTCGACCTGGTGTGCGAAGAGATCGTGCCGGCCACCGCCGAAGCGGGCCTGGCGCGCTTCTGCGACGTGTTTTGTGAGCGAGGCGTCTTCTCCGCCGAAGAATCCCGCCGGGTCCTCACCGCCGGCGCAGTCCACGGGTTGAAGCCTCGCCTGCACGCGGACGAGTTCGTCGATTCCGGCGGTGCCGAGCTGGCGGCGGAGTTGGGCGCACTGTCCGCCGACCACCTCATCGCCATCTCCGACGCCGGCATCGCCGCCCTCGCCGGCTCCGGCGTGACGGCGGTGCTCCTTCCCGGCACCAGCTTCTTCCTGATGAAGCACCACTACGCCCCAGCCCGCCGCCTGATCGAAGCCGGAGTACCGGTGGCCCTGGCGACGGACTGCAACCCCGGCTCCTCCTACACCGAGTCCCTGCCGATGGTTTTCGTCCTCGCTGTCTTCGAATTGGGCCTATCCATCGAAGAGAGCCTCACCGCCGCCACCTTGAACGCCGCCGCCTGCCTCGGCCTGGGAGGAGAGATCGGCTCCATCGAGGCCGGCAAACGAGCCGATCTGGTGCTGCTGGATGCCCCCAACCTGCTCCACATGGCCTACCACTACGGAGTGAACCCGGTGAAGACCGTGATCAAGCACGGACGTATCGCCTATCGCGCCGCCAAGGTAGAACGGTAGAACGCCGCTACGCCTCTTCTACGGGCCTCGGTTCAGCTCTCGGCGGTTAGGCGGTGGGCCTCGTAGGCGAGCTTGGCGCGAAGCTCCGGCTCTTCGATCAACCGACAGCAGGCGGCGGCATACTCCGACGACCGATCGGCTTTCAAAAAGTGGAGGCCATCGGCCGGCTCGCGGCCGACCTCCTTGCTCCAGCAACCGATCGGAGGTGCGCCCTGCGCCGCGGCGCGGGCGATCGCCGAGGACACCGGGGAGACTTTCCTGGGGAGGAGGCAGGCAACCGCCGGGGCGGAAATTGATTTGCGCCCGTCGTCGACCTCGATTCGAACGTCGCCGAAGCGCTGAAGCACCAGTGGCAGCACGTTCTTCTCGAAAAACTCGAGTTCCTGGCGTATCGCGGCTTCATCTTCGAGCATCGGCAACACCAGGGTCGGCCCGCTTCCGCGACGAGGCGCGAGGGAACTTACCGCAGCTCCAAGATGGCTGATCGCGGCCGACCAGCCGCTCCGGCTGTTCCCCTGCGCTTTCACCGCGACGCTCGCCGCTCGGGTCCAACCGAGCCACTGCCAGGCGGTGTCGCCGAGCGCCTCATCCAGCAGGTCGAGCTCCGAGGCACGTTCGATCGCCCGAAAGTCGAAGCATGGGGCGCCGAGGGCAACCAATCGCGCCGAGAGCAGATGCTCACGCAGAATCGCTTTGCTCTTGCCCCGAAACAAAGCCAACGTGGATGGGTCGAGCCGGAACTGCGAGTGCCAACCTTGTGCCAGCACCTTCGCGTCCGCAGGGTTCGTGGTAAGCCACTCGCGCAGGAGGTGCTGCAGGTTTTCGCTCAACGGAGCATCGGAGAGAAACGGCTGCCCCGGATCGTTGCTGAAGAAGAGCTCGTCTTCGATCGGAAAGG is drawn from Acidobacteriota bacterium and contains these coding sequences:
- a CDS encoding transglycosylase SLT domain-containing protein encodes the protein MSPIIIRRLLLFAPLILTASFLSGSSQEEFVPALRPAPTDSPPPGVLAKISLRDHLAPFGDAAEALRAGDCSTAMESLSAAAAGEAPQAAVRLARGFHAHACEDIQAAEQLLAAGWNGSELEDWRLYLLADAAAAAEHGAAAEEAFEALLSAFPTSHLAPRALLRSTELAHLRDDPLTAAERIERGRRADLPAALRGELERIAWELGTAQQNLDLLRSARRYLLTEEPLVAQDLELAEALRQPSGEIAWELLLEPSDLTRRAVRLIEVDLPGAAWTTLNSLPDGERGADWSLLAARALTADRRGARALQVLASQETADPVVEGRLNLARAEAALDAATARKGRTNLPTAERKALRKQALVYLDRAARRPELAATALTRMFRLLDEPEQFEQALDVLQRLRTLDPDNTLGAKFLWQLGWREFERRNASGAIGYWAELGTLYPESRYRRAGTYWSGRAFERLGEKERADQVFHAIAAADTTDFYRRFALTRLDLPAENPGPAAARPWPSHPRLDRALLLSDLGLDHLAMTEMDAVIEAHGDAIPESTYKAHQSAVFARQGKRVESIRRIRQAFPALGSAEQAGVPERALELYYPVQYEDLIRRHARDQGLPLHLVLGMIRQESAFDLQAQSWAGARGLMQLMPATGREVAGRLGLRWSRSRLADPAFNVQLGTAYFREVLAMFDGNVELALAGYNGGPYRIKRLWRQSPDGELDVFVEGLKIEESRNYVKRILLLSDSYRRRVS
- a CDS encoding YggS family pyridoxal phosphate-dependent enzyme, giving the protein MVGAEGVGIERAGTDGVDAEGVDTDSAADRLRRIHQRIAEACERSGRTPHQVTLVGASKRQSAERLRAVRDAGLRVFGENQVGEGEAHRDLLTPSAAGEALEWHLIGPLQSNKAKRAAQLFEVFHAVDRVKIGRVLDRHLSEANRRAIAFLEINLGNEESKHGFAPAAVAEAARSLADLEHLDIRGLMAIPPPEGSEDRARQWFQQLVRLRDDLDRRPEWAGRLRHLSMGMSGDFELAVEEGATHIRVGTALFGPRKS
- a CDS encoding DivIVA domain-containing protein, giving the protein MALTPLEIQKTRFSQKLRGFDPQEVNDFLEIVAEELAKQLAEIDRLGRENRYYRQRLEDAGQREHQLQETLLRAQKVSDEITDAAKREAKLMVKESEIAADKVVRQAIEQSTRIESKVDGLRVARRELQLKLKNTIDLFQRILEADMEEDRETAVVRTLPLKKKEA
- a CDS encoding nucleotidyl transferase AbiEii/AbiGii toxin family protein, whose translation is MHLTPASRELLAALAERPWSDDFYLAGSAALALHLCHRPVRDLDLMSTGNTLASQHRRDLMEDLLRFDPKLRVETARDGYLSTRTGFGSEETGHCGLKFFYYPYPQIESHDHHAGLAVSSLMDLGLMKVGAIISRGSWRDFLDLFLICRRIPLDDLLACSNQKFPHVRDFPLQALKGLADRSTARRQPFPEMAHPDSGNTLQREEIESWFDDQVRRLGRAHVGLDWHPPETP
- the hutI gene encoding imidazolonepropionase, with the protein product MTDLLIHNLSEVATPVGNGPRSGAHQAAVHRLAGHEVLVRNGRIAFVGTPEERQRQHGDLVETPRLDGEGGTLVPGFVDPHTHLPWAGNREDEFARRLAGATYQEIAATGGGILATVHATREASEGELSEKVLRRLDHMLIHGTTTAEAKSGYGLNLDDELKQLRAIQQATEAHPVDLVPTLLAAHEVPLEYRDRRDAFVDLVCEEIVPATAEAGLARFCDVFCERGVFSAEESRRVLTAGAVHGLKPRLHADEFVDSGGAELAAELGALSADHLIAISDAGIAALAGSGVTAVLLPGTSFFLMKHHYAPARRLIEAGVPVALATDCNPGSSYTESLPMVFVLAVFELGLSIEESLTAATLNAAACLGLGGEIGSIEAGKRADLVLLDAPNLLHMAYHYGVNPVKTVIKHGRIAYRAAKVER